The following are encoded in a window of Solidesulfovibrio magneticus RS-1 genomic DNA:
- a CDS encoding sensor domain-containing diguanylate cyclase — MSSNNDAQHLSPQTLLRIIALQTEIVKIGHDLSCVMQYVADQLQDLAQASGAIVELAEGGDMVYRAASGLAAPQLGLRLGRQGSLSGLCVDTGQVLVCQDCENDPRVDRAACRKVGLRSMVVAPLFHQEAVVGALKVVSEAPGRFSDEHVRVLELMAELIAASMFYCAQYEVSELYRRATHDPLTGIGNRALFYDRLRQSLALAGRQSFAVAVFILDMDGLKDINDTRGHRAGDAAIKEMARRVSAVSRQSDLAARLGGDEFGLIATALADAREAEAVAERLDQALAAPFQFEETPLPLAASISWAAYPEDGAALDALVEQADQRMYARKRARKGSAR, encoded by the coding sequence ATGAGCAGCAATAACGACGCCCAGCATCTTTCGCCGCAAACGCTTTTGCGGATCATCGCGTTGCAGACGGAAATCGTCAAAATCGGCCACGATTTGAGCTGTGTCATGCAGTACGTGGCCGACCAATTGCAGGACTTGGCCCAAGCCAGCGGAGCCATCGTGGAGCTGGCCGAGGGTGGGGACATGGTCTACCGCGCCGCCTCGGGCCTCGCCGCGCCCCAACTCGGACTGCGCCTGGGCCGGCAGGGCAGCCTGTCGGGGCTTTGCGTGGACACCGGGCAGGTGCTTGTCTGCCAGGACTGCGAAAACGATCCTCGGGTGGACAGAGCGGCCTGCCGCAAGGTCGGACTGCGTTCCATGGTGGTGGCGCCGCTTTTCCACCAGGAAGCCGTGGTCGGGGCCCTCAAGGTCGTCTCGGAAGCTCCCGGCCGGTTCTCCGACGAGCACGTGCGCGTCCTGGAACTCATGGCCGAGCTGATCGCCGCCTCAATGTTCTACTGCGCCCAGTACGAGGTCAGCGAACTCTACCGCCGGGCCACCCACGATCCCCTGACCGGTATCGGCAACCGGGCGCTGTTCTACGACCGTCTGCGCCAAAGTCTGGCCCTGGCCGGACGCCAGTCCTTTGCCGTGGCCGTGTTCATCCTGGACATGGACGGGCTTAAGGACATCAACGACACCCGGGGCCACCGAGCCGGCGATGCCGCCATAAAAGAGATGGCCCGGCGGGTCAGCGCCGTGTCGCGCCAGTCCGATCTGGCCGCCCGCCTGGGCGGCGACGAGTTCGGGCTTATCGCCACCGCCCTGGCCGACGCCCGGGAGGCCGAGGCCGTGGCTGAGCGTCTGGACCAGGCCCTGGCCGCGCCCTTTCAGTTTGAAGAAACGCCGCTGCCCCTGGCCGCCAGCATCAGCTGGGCCGCCTACCCCGAGGACGGCGCGGCCCTCGACGCCCTCGTCGAACAGGCCGACCAGCGCATGTACGCCCGCAAACGCGCCCGCAAGGGCAGCGCCCGGTAG
- a CDS encoding zinc ribbon domain-containing protein codes for MRCNKCGGDNPDDRRFCQVCGHKLQSGRAGADDTAALEPGAQDGDRATGRPASADGEARGDTAAWTPGLDAGEGRPRPQKPELAPDKASPDARPDSRLLDFQGWKNPLFGLGPYFEACLYAGVLAVAVVVCLAVGVLWPLYPLLAVLALIAWLRRL; via the coding sequence ATGCGATGCAACAAATGCGGCGGGGACAATCCCGACGACCGCCGGTTCTGCCAGGTCTGCGGCCATAAGCTGCAATCCGGCCGGGCCGGGGCCGACGACACTGCCGCGCTCGAGCCGGGCGCACAGGACGGGGACAGGGCAACCGGCCGACCGGCTTCGGCCGACGGCGAGGCGCGCGGAGACACCGCTGCCTGGACCCCAGGGCTGGACGCCGGCGAGGGCCGGCCCCGGCCGCAAAAACCGGAGCTGGCCCCGGACAAAGCCAGTCCCGACGCCCGACCCGACTCCCGGCTGCTCGATTTCCAGGGCTGGAAAAATCCGCTTTTCGGCCTTGGCCCCTATTTCGAAGCCTGCCTCTATGCCGGCGTGCTGGCCGTGGCCGTCGTCGTGTGCCTCGCCGTGGGCGTCCTGTGGCCGCTCTATCCCCTCCTGGCCGTCCTGGCCCTCATCGCCTGGCTGCGGCGGCTGTAG
- a CDS encoding ferredoxin produces the protein METILTAYSVNPVCCNGCGACAAMAPELFAMDETTEKPVLLLAEAPVDDVERAMAFCPHDCIEAD, from the coding sequence ATGGAGACGATCCTGACCGCTTATTCCGTCAATCCGGTCTGCTGCAACGGCTGCGGCGCTTGCGCCGCCATGGCCCCGGAGCTTTTCGCCATGGACGAGACCACGGAAAAGCCCGTGCTGCTCCTGGCCGAGGCTCCGGTGGACGATGTGGAGCGGGCCATGGCCTTTTGCCCCCACGACTGCATCGAAGCCGACTGA
- a CDS encoding response regulator, with amino-acid sequence MEESAKPQRTVLIVEDDPLSARVAEKILGRLGYGILGMARTGEEALDAARQAAPDVVLMDINLAGAMDGVEAAGALIAEFGVPVIFLTAAVDRDIMERVAGAGAAGYIQKPAKLLDLKANLEMAITRRGRERPCPTDAAVSLYKSLLAGVLAACSRRLAAVDRSGRILLAHPDDHLAGMAFTEAFPAEPPLPGPADTPLTDPTGQTLGWLRLLG; translated from the coding sequence ATGGAGGAGTCGGCCAAGCCACAGCGCACGGTGCTAATCGTCGAGGATGACCCGCTTTCGGCCCGGGTGGCCGAAAAAATCCTCGGCCGGCTGGGCTACGGCATCCTCGGGATGGCCCGCACCGGCGAGGAAGCCCTGGACGCGGCCCGCCAAGCCGCCCCGGACGTGGTGCTCATGGACATCAACCTGGCCGGAGCCATGGACGGCGTGGAAGCGGCCGGAGCGCTCATCGCCGAATTCGGCGTGCCGGTCATTTTCCTCACCGCCGCCGTGGACCGCGACATCATGGAACGTGTGGCCGGGGCCGGAGCCGCCGGCTACATCCAAAAACCCGCCAAACTCCTCGACCTCAAGGCCAATCTCGAAATGGCCATCACCCGGCGCGGCCGGGAACGCCCCTGCCCCACCGACGCGGCCGTGAGCCTGTACAAATCCCTGCTGGCCGGCGTCCTGGCCGCTTGCTCCCGCCGCCTGGCCGCCGTGGACCGTTCCGGCCGGATACTCCTGGCCCACCCCGACGACCACCTCGCCGGCATGGCCTTCACCGAAGCCTTCCCCGCCGAACCGCCCCTGCCAGGCCCCGCCGATACCCCCCTCACCGACCCCACCGGCCAGACGTTAGGCTGGCTGCGACTTTTGGGGTGA
- a CDS encoding response regulator: MSEAVRVLLVDDEESYVETLRKRLMRRGLEVNMAHSGEQALEALQGFPADVVLLDVKMPGMDGMETLSRIKAAHPAVEVIMLTGHANVDVAIRGMEQGAFDYLMKPAEMDDLYYKIQDAHKKKQLADAK; this comes from the coding sequence GTGAGCGAGGCGGTACGGGTTCTGCTCGTGGATGACGAGGAAAGCTACGTGGAAACCCTGCGCAAGCGTCTGATGCGCCGGGGGCTTGAAGTGAACATGGCCCACAGCGGCGAACAGGCCCTGGAGGCGCTGCAAGGCTTCCCGGCCGATGTGGTGCTGCTGGACGTCAAAATGCCTGGCATGGACGGCATGGAGACCTTGTCGCGCATCAAGGCGGCCCATCCGGCGGTGGAGGTCATCATGCTCACCGGCCACGCCAACGTGGACGTGGCCATACGCGGCATGGAGCAGGGGGCTTTCGACTACCTCATGAAGCCGGCGGAAATGGACGATTTGTATTACAAGATCCAGGACGCCCACAAGAAAAAGCAGCTCGCCGACGCCAAGTAG
- a CDS encoding 3'(2'),5'-bisphosphate nucleotidase CysQ family protein: protein MRGLDREALMGLARLAGQAILECRAGGLDVTTKADGTPVTQADKRAGEILVAGLAHIFPGLPVICEETANAPYEERRRYTRCFIVDPLDGTKEFAAGREDFCVCLALVEDGRPVYGVIAAPVADRLYAGGPGIPSLRRESDGTEQVLRVRRPGAGETIIAMASRSHPSPGLADWLARFGEVRTINRGSALKFCALAQGDCHVYPRLGPTSEWDVAAGHALVLGAGGVMTALDGSPFPYNKPEFLNGPFLAHSLDPADPRLG from the coding sequence ATGCGTGGACTGGATCGTGAAGCCCTCATGGGCCTGGCCCGGCTGGCCGGACAGGCCATCCTGGAATGCCGCGCCGGCGGCCTGGACGTGACGACCAAGGCCGACGGCACGCCCGTGACCCAGGCCGACAAACGGGCCGGGGAGATCCTTGTGGCCGGGCTGGCGCACATCTTTCCGGGACTGCCCGTTATCTGCGAGGAAACCGCCAATGCGCCCTACGAGGAGCGGCGGCGTTATACGCGGTGTTTCATCGTGGACCCCCTGGACGGCACCAAGGAGTTCGCGGCCGGGCGGGAGGATTTTTGCGTCTGTCTGGCCCTGGTGGAAGACGGCCGGCCGGTCTACGGCGTCATCGCCGCGCCCGTGGCCGACCGCCTCTATGCCGGCGGGCCGGGCATTCCGTCCCTGCGCCGGGAGAGCGACGGCACGGAGCAGGTGTTGCGGGTGCGCCGGCCCGGGGCCGGGGAAACGATCATCGCCATGGCCAGCCGGTCCCATCCCTCGCCCGGGCTGGCCGACTGGCTGGCCCGCTTTGGCGAAGTGCGTACCATAAACCGGGGCAGCGCGCTGAAATTTTGCGCCCTGGCCCAAGGGGACTGCCATGTCTACCCGCGCCTGGGGCCGACGTCGGAGTGGGACGTGGCCGCCGGCCACGCCCTGGTGCTGGGGGCTGGCGGCGTCATGACGGCCTTGGACGGCTCGCCTTTCCCCTACAACAAGCCGGAATTCCTCAACGGCCCGTTTCTGGCCCACAGCCTGGACCCGGCCGACCCGAGGCTGGGGTGA
- a CDS encoding agmatine deiminase family protein: protein MTTMWPAEFEAHRAVWLAWPGNASDWPGKFSPIAWVYGEMIRKLTGAGERVRLLVRDAKQRVAAGRVLSAVGADLALIEWFERPMDRGWTRDFMPFFVRRGGGIAAVDFGFTGWAKYPDHLLDDQVGPSVCRELGMTVIPAVHGGRRVVLEGGGMDGNGRGDVLTTEECLLDPAVQVRNPGFGRADYEAVFREYLGAKNVIWLGQGIAGDDTHGHVDDLCRFVSPDTVVLCREDDPSDDNYAALSENRERLQGLRLADGGALTVVDLPMPRPVVFRGQRLPASYANFLIADRVVLVPTFNDARDRLALGILAELFPGREVVGISAVDLVWGLGTIHCLSHEEPAA from the coding sequence ATGACGACCATGTGGCCGGCCGAGTTCGAGGCGCATCGGGCGGTGTGGCTGGCCTGGCCGGGCAACGCGTCCGACTGGCCGGGCAAGTTTTCGCCCATTGCCTGGGTGTATGGCGAGATGATCCGCAAGCTGACCGGAGCTGGCGAGCGGGTGCGATTGCTCGTGCGCGACGCCAAACAGCGCGTGGCGGCCGGACGGGTGCTTTCGGCCGTGGGCGCGGATTTGGCCTTGATCGAGTGGTTCGAGCGGCCCATGGACCGGGGCTGGACCCGGGATTTCATGCCGTTTTTCGTGCGTCGGGGCGGCGGGATCGCGGCCGTGGACTTCGGTTTCACGGGCTGGGCCAAGTATCCGGACCATCTGTTGGACGATCAGGTCGGGCCGTCGGTGTGCCGGGAGTTGGGGATGACGGTGATCCCGGCCGTGCACGGCGGTCGCCGGGTGGTGCTGGAGGGCGGCGGCATGGACGGCAACGGCCGGGGCGACGTGCTGACCACCGAGGAGTGCCTGCTTGATCCGGCGGTGCAGGTGCGCAATCCGGGCTTTGGCCGGGCCGATTACGAGGCCGTGTTCCGGGAGTATCTGGGCGCGAAAAACGTCATCTGGCTCGGCCAGGGCATTGCCGGGGACGACACCCACGGCCATGTGGATGACCTGTGCCGGTTTGTTTCGCCGGATACGGTGGTCTTGTGCCGCGAGGACGACCCGTCCGACGACAACTACGCGGCGTTGAGTGAGAACCGGGAGCGGCTGCAGGGGCTGCGACTGGCCGACGGCGGGGCGCTGACGGTGGTCGATCTGCCCATGCCCCGGCCGGTGGTTTTTAGGGGCCAGCGGTTGCCGGCCAGCTACGCCAATTTCCTCATTGCCGACCGCGTGGTGCTGGTCCCGACCTTCAACGACGCACGCGACCGGCTGGCGCTAGGCATCCTGGCCGAGCTATTCCCGGGCCGGGAAGTGGTGGGCATATCCGCCGTGGACCTCGTTTGGGGCCTGGGGACCATCCACTGCCTGAGCCACGAGGAGCCGGCGGCCTAA
- a CDS encoding MFS transporter, with amino-acid sequence MKAHLDPARPEYGLTRSALRESGRHDILLFLLVSTIASTAGIQAWQTLINNFAVESAHLGADAVGFVQSIREVPGFLSMLVIYVLLVLSEQRAASLSILVLGVGLAATGYFPSFWGLTATTLIMSTGFHYYEPLNQSLTLQHFNTFEAPVVLSRIRAVGALANIGVGILIYFMADAMGYKGMFAVVGALVAMVGVWGLCKKPCETDVAPQKKKMYLRRKYWLYYLLTFLEGSRRQIFIVFAVYLLVKKFDYSIQSITILFVINNAINYFLNPMIGRAINRFGERQLLSIEYAGMIVVFLVYAYTNSHIIAGTMFVLDYLLFNFNVGVRTYYQKIAAPEDMASGMAMGFTINHIAAVVVPVLGGILWMVDYKIPFFIGVGLGVVSLVFTQLIRTPAKTA; translated from the coding sequence GTGAAAGCACACCTCGATCCGGCCCGGCCGGAATACGGCCTGACCCGGTCCGCCCTGCGCGAATCGGGCCGCCACGACATCCTGCTGTTCCTACTCGTCTCCACCATCGCCTCCACGGCCGGCATCCAGGCCTGGCAGACGCTCATCAACAACTTCGCCGTGGAGTCCGCCCACCTCGGGGCCGACGCCGTGGGCTTTGTCCAGTCCATCCGCGAGGTGCCGGGCTTTCTCTCCATGCTCGTCATCTACGTGCTGCTGGTTTTAAGCGAACAGCGCGCCGCCTCCCTGTCCATCCTGGTCCTGGGCGTGGGACTGGCCGCCACCGGCTACTTCCCGAGCTTTTGGGGCCTGACCGCCACCACGCTCATCATGTCCACGGGCTTTCACTACTATGAGCCGCTCAACCAATCGCTCACACTGCAGCATTTCAACACCTTCGAGGCCCCGGTGGTGCTCTCGCGCATCCGGGCCGTGGGCGCATTGGCCAACATCGGCGTGGGCATCCTCATCTATTTCATGGCCGACGCCATGGGCTACAAGGGCATGTTCGCCGTGGTCGGCGCGCTGGTGGCCATGGTCGGGGTGTGGGGGCTTTGCAAGAAACCCTGCGAGACCGACGTCGCGCCCCAGAAAAAGAAGATGTATCTGCGGCGCAAGTACTGGCTCTATTATCTGCTCACCTTTCTGGAAGGCTCGCGCCGCCAGATCTTCATCGTCTTCGCCGTCTATCTGCTGGTCAAGAAATTCGACTATTCCATCCAGTCCATCACCATCCTGTTTGTCATCAACAACGCCATCAACTACTTCTTAAATCCCATGATCGGACGGGCCATCAACCGGTTCGGCGAACGCCAGCTGCTGTCCATCGAATACGCCGGCATGATCGTGGTCTTCCTCGTCTACGCCTACACCAATTCCCACATCATCGCCGGCACGATGTTCGTGCTGGACTATCTGCTGTTTAATTTCAACGTGGGCGTGCGCACCTACTACCAGAAGATCGCCGCCCCCGAGGACATGGCCTCGGGCATGGCCATGGGGTTCACCATCAACCACATCGCCGCCGTGGTGGTGCCGGTCCTGGGCGGCATCCTGTGGATGGTGGACTACAAGATTCCCTTTTTCATCGGCGTGGGGCTGGGCGTGGTGTCGCTGGTCTTCACCCAGCTCATCCGCACCCCCGCCAAAACGGCCTAG
- the asnB gene encoding asparagine synthase (glutamine-hydrolyzing), translated as MCGIAGFVWPAGQTPPPAEERRALLSAMTGAMAHRGPDGEGLLIDGPAALGHRRLSIIDLAAGSQPMEDAEGRAVVTFNGEIYNYRELKARFAARGFRFRTNSDTEVILAAWLLDGPAGLDALEGMFAFALWDRDSRTLFAARDRFGKKPLAYTIQNGVFAFASELTALEKLPFLRLETPIGALMRFAAYEYIPTPETIYKDVFKLRPGHYLLWRDGQLTTAPYWDMPLPGPEPKESEEELCEKLRLLLAQSVKRRLVADVPLGVFLSGGVDSSAVAALTAGMVSRVKTFSIGFSEASYDESRYARMVAGRFATDHHERILSADACGSLLPEIVSRFDEPMADPSIVPTYLLSQVTRENVTVALGGDGPDELFYGYEYFPAFHLAAGYDRLPPFVRKRLIEPLAKMLPHSSGYINPRFVADTFLAGATAPQWLRVQTWLSAFSAESQAHLWREARPGMLAPERLFAPTRELFEGFPADDPLARVGYVFARQYMLDYILVKVDRCSMMHSLEARAPFLDRDLAEFVCRLPSRYKLRGAKRKYLLKKAVADLLPKDILGRGKRGFLIPVADWLRGQLRPQVDELLGQRHLRDQGIFNPAEVGRLVTEHATKAADHRKKLWTLLVLQLWLAKHKPTIIP; from the coding sequence ATGTGCGGCATCGCCGGTTTCGTCTGGCCGGCGGGACAGACCCCGCCACCGGCCGAGGAGCGTCGGGCGCTGTTGTCCGCCATGACCGGGGCCATGGCCCATCGCGGCCCGGACGGCGAGGGGCTTCTCATCGACGGCCCGGCCGCCCTGGGGCATCGCCGGCTGTCCATCATCGATCTGGCCGCCGGCTCCCAGCCCATGGAAGACGCCGAGGGCCGGGCCGTGGTCACGTTTAACGGCGAGATCTACAACTACCGCGAGCTCAAGGCCCGCTTCGCCGCGCGCGGCTTTCGCTTCCGCACCAATTCCGACACCGAGGTCATCCTGGCCGCCTGGCTCCTGGACGGCCCGGCCGGCCTGGACGCCCTGGAAGGCATGTTCGCTTTTGCCCTGTGGGACCGCGACAGCCGCACCCTGTTCGCCGCCCGGGACCGCTTCGGCAAAAAACCGCTCGCCTACACCATCCAAAACGGCGTCTTCGCCTTCGCCTCCGAGCTGACCGCCCTGGAGAAACTCCCCTTTTTGCGCCTGGAAACGCCCATCGGCGCACTCATGCGCTTTGCCGCCTACGAATACATCCCCACCCCGGAGACGATCTACAAGGACGTCTTCAAGCTGCGGCCGGGGCATTATCTGCTGTGGCGCGACGGGCAGCTGACCACCGCCCCCTACTGGGACATGCCCCTGCCCGGCCCCGAACCCAAGGAATCCGAAGAGGAGCTGTGCGAAAAGCTGCGCCTGCTTTTGGCCCAGTCCGTCAAGCGCCGGCTGGTGGCCGACGTGCCGCTTGGCGTCTTTCTCTCGGGCGGCGTCGATTCCTCGGCCGTGGCCGCCTTGACCGCCGGCATGGTCAGCCGGGTCAAGACGTTCAGCATCGGCTTCAGCGAAGCCTCCTACGACGAGTCGCGCTACGCCCGCATGGTGGCCGGCCGCTTCGCCACCGACCACCACGAGCGCATCCTCTCGGCCGACGCCTGCGGGTCGCTCTTGCCCGAGATCGTCTCGCGCTTCGACGAACCCATGGCCGACCCGTCCATCGTGCCGACCTATCTGCTGTCCCAGGTCACCCGGGAAAACGTCACCGTGGCCCTGGGCGGCGACGGCCCGGACGAGCTGTTCTACGGCTACGAATACTTCCCGGCCTTCCATCTGGCCGCCGGCTACGACCGCTTGCCGCCCTTTGTGCGCAAGCGCCTGATCGAGCCCCTGGCCAAAATGCTGCCCCACTCGTCGGGCTACATCAATCCGCGCTTTGTGGCCGACACCTTCCTGGCCGGAGCCACCGCGCCCCAGTGGCTGCGGGTGCAGACCTGGCTGTCGGCGTTTTCGGCCGAGTCCCAGGCCCATCTCTGGCGCGAGGCCAGGCCCGGGATGCTTGCTCCCGAGCGGCTTTTCGCCCCCACCAGGGAACTTTTCGAGGGCTTCCCGGCCGACGATCCCCTGGCCCGGGTGGGCTACGTCTTTGCCCGGCAGTACATGCTCGACTATATCCTGGTGAAAGTGGACCGCTGCTCCATGATGCACTCCCTGGAAGCCCGGGCCCCCTTCCTGGACCGCGACCTGGCCGAATTCGTCTGCCGGCTGCCCTCGCGCTACAAGCTGCGCGGAGCCAAGCGCAAATACCTGCTCAAGAAGGCCGTGGCCGATCTGCTCCCCAAGGACATCCTGGGCCGGGGCAAGCGGGGCTTTCTCATCCCCGTGGCCGACTGGCTGCGCGGCCAGCTGCGCCCGCAGGTGGACGAACTGCTCGGCCAACGCCATCTGCGCGACCAGGGCATCTTCAATCCGGCCGAAGTCGGCCGGCTCGTCACCGAGCACGCCACCAAGGCCGCCGACCACCGCAAAAAGCTCTGGACGCTGCTGGTCCTGCAACTCTGGCTTGCCAAGCACAAGCCCACCATCATCCCGTGA
- a CDS encoding glycosyltransferase family 4 protein yields the protein MSLPKTAYILLWYPLPSETFIFREVENAKAAGMPFCVHALYGEARKHLSPQMAAVAPTVARLGARSIPRILADMAWWAVRRPIETAAILATIPWRRWSCLEVAGENVFAMCAGFSLARKFLADGIEHIHAGWANGPATAAWVASRLSGIPFSFSARAGDIYPPDGALAEKMRAAAAIHTNNKANIAHLHATAPDAAAKIRQIYNSLTLTGRDVSPVHLEPPYRLLAVGRFCRTKGFDVLIDACALLARRGFPFQLTLVGAGLPLPTALIRRRIRIHGLRARVFLPGFVSHDRMSELYAATDIFIMPSVVHPSGDRDGIPNVIMEALAHRIPVVATDVCGIPEVVEDGVTGRLVAQRDPEAIADAVMALAADRESALAMAEEGKKRVAAMFDPETNTRAILDFFGSLPRRRF from the coding sequence TTGAGCCTTCCCAAGACCGCCTATATCCTGCTTTGGTATCCCCTGCCCTCGGAAACCTTCATTTTCCGGGAGGTGGAAAACGCCAAGGCGGCCGGCATGCCCTTTTGCGTCCACGCCCTGTACGGCGAGGCCCGTAAGCACTTGTCGCCCCAGATGGCCGCCGTGGCCCCGACGGTCGCCCGTCTGGGCGCCCGGTCCATCCCGCGTATCCTGGCCGACATGGCTTGGTGGGCCGTTAGGCGACCCATCGAAACCGCCGCCATTCTGGCCACCATCCCCTGGCGGCGCTGGAGCTGCCTGGAGGTGGCCGGCGAGAACGTCTTCGCCATGTGCGCCGGCTTTTCCCTGGCCCGCAAATTCCTGGCCGACGGCATCGAGCACATCCACGCCGGCTGGGCCAACGGCCCGGCCACGGCCGCCTGGGTGGCCTCGCGCCTGTCCGGCATCCCCTTTTCCTTTTCCGCCCGGGCCGGCGACATCTATCCGCCCGACGGGGCCCTGGCCGAGAAAATGCGCGCCGCCGCCGCCATCCACACCAACAACAAGGCCAACATCGCCCACTTGCACGCCACGGCCCCGGACGCCGCCGCCAAGATCCGCCAGATCTACAACAGCCTGACGCTCACCGGCCGCGACGTCTCGCCTGTGCACCTGGAGCCGCCCTACCGGCTCCTGGCCGTGGGCCGCTTTTGCCGCACCAAGGGCTTTGACGTCCTCATCGACGCCTGCGCCCTGCTGGCCCGGCGGGGGTTCCCCTTCCAGCTCACCCTGGTCGGGGCCGGCCTGCCCCTGCCCACGGCGCTTATCCGCCGGCGCATCCGCATCCACGGCCTGCGCGCCCGGGTGTTTCTGCCCGGGTTCGTCAGCCACGACCGCATGAGCGAACTCTACGCCGCAACAGACATTTTCATCATGCCAAGCGTGGTCCACCCGTCCGGCGACCGCGACGGCATCCCCAACGTCATCATGGAAGCCCTGGCCCACCGCATCCCCGTGGTGGCCACCGACGTCTGCGGCATCCCCGAGGTGGTGGAAGACGGCGTCACCGGCCGGCTGGTGGCCCAGCGCGATCCGGAAGCCATCGCCGACGCCGTCATGGCTCTGGCCGCCGATCGGGAGTCCGCCCTCGCCATGGCCGAGGAGGGCAAGAAACGCGTGGCCGCCATGTTCGACCCCGAGACCAACACCCGCGCCATCCTCGACTTTTTCGGGAGCCTCCCCCGGAGGCGCTTTTAG
- a CDS encoding chemotaxis protein: protein MAQTNILLEAGTNELEIIEFYIDEATEPGAKPYRAYYGVNVAKVLEIIRLPKVTGMPQTPHPCVIGTFNLRSRVIPLIDLSMWLGKPMARDENTKVIVSEFNKVINAFMVSGVTRIHRLSWSEVEPPSGYVAQFAANNFTGVVKFPDHIVLILDMEQIIWDLNPALAMKTDRQRAEAAIPEPERSAYKTLVVDDSNSIRRLIATYLEKDGFEVIQDVNGQNAWDRLAEWREAATKGGKPLTSSVNLVVTDIEMPSMDGHTLCKKIKDDPVLKQLPVVLFSSLINDQLYHKGLSVGADDQVTKPEVGTLAERARKLIEASR from the coding sequence ATGGCGCAGACCAATATTTTGCTCGAGGCGGGGACCAACGAACTCGAAATCATCGAGTTCTACATCGACGAGGCCACCGAACCCGGGGCCAAGCCGTACCGGGCTTATTACGGCGTCAACGTGGCCAAGGTGCTGGAGATCATCCGGCTGCCCAAGGTGACGGGGATGCCGCAAACGCCGCACCCGTGCGTCATTGGCACCTTTAATCTGCGCTCCCGGGTCATTCCGCTCATTGACCTGTCCATGTGGCTGGGCAAGCCCATGGCTCGTGATGAGAACACCAAGGTCATCGTCTCGGAATTCAACAAGGTCATTAACGCCTTCATGGTTTCGGGCGTCACCCGCATCCATCGCCTGAGCTGGTCCGAGGTGGAGCCGCCGTCGGGCTACGTGGCCCAGTTCGCGGCCAACAATTTCACCGGCGTGGTGAAGTTCCCGGACCACATCGTGCTCATCCTCGACATGGAGCAGATCATCTGGGACTTAAACCCCGCCCTGGCCATGAAGACGGATCGCCAGCGCGCAGAGGCGGCTATCCCCGAACCCGAGCGTTCGGCTTACAAGACGTTGGTGGTGGACGACTCCAACTCCATCCGCCGGCTCATCGCCACCTATCTGGAGAAGGACGGCTTCGAAGTCATCCAGGACGTCAACGGCCAAAACGCCTGGGACCGTCTGGCGGAATGGCGCGAGGCCGCGACCAAGGGCGGCAAGCCCCTGACGTCCAGCGTCAATCTTGTCGTGACCGACATCGAAATGCCGTCAATGGACGGCCATACCCTGTGCAAGAAGATCAAGGACGACCCGGTGCTCAAGCAGCTGCCGGTGGTGCTTTTTTCGTCGCTTATTAACGACCAGCTCTACCACAAGGGGCTCTCGGTGGGAGCCGACGACCAGGTCACCAAGCCCGAGGTCGGCACCCTGGCCGAGCGCGCCCGCAAGCTCATCGAAGCCAGCCGGTAG
- a CDS encoding PilZ domain-containing protein, whose protein sequence is MHMLLVARRGQARDRIVAELTRLGAACDVAETPGELLRAARCRRYNGVLFDVPTLVREKQFDKRVLQRLAEIYPSARLKYDPGTDTVFALGADAGPPSRDGLSVFTAACRDFLPRSLRRGERVEANLPAVLWRAPPAGDGGEKTCTVNVSYLGCFLFTTASWEIGQDAWVVFPDVSDVPVRTRVAWHEAWALRRSVPGVGLAFLEMPEVLFTELGQLGCEADEMDIACPGKAL, encoded by the coding sequence ATGCACATGCTGCTTGTGGCCCGCCGGGGCCAGGCCCGGGATCGTATCGTGGCCGAGCTGACGCGCCTTGGCGCGGCCTGCGACGTGGCCGAAACGCCCGGGGAGCTGCTCCGAGCTGCCCGATGCCGCCGGTATAACGGCGTGCTGTTCGACGTGCCGACGCTGGTGCGGGAAAAACAGTTCGACAAGCGCGTGCTGCAACGCCTGGCCGAGATCTATCCCTCAGCGCGCCTCAAATACGATCCCGGCACGGACACAGTTTTTGCTCTGGGCGCGGACGCCGGGCCGCCGTCCCGGGACGGGCTGTCGGTTTTTACCGCCGCCTGCCGCGATTTCCTGCCGCGCAGCCTGCGGCGCGGCGAGCGGGTGGAGGCCAACCTGCCGGCCGTGCTGTGGCGCGCGCCGCCGGCCGGCGACGGCGGCGAAAAGACCTGCACGGTCAATGTTTCCTATCTCGGTTGTTTTTTATTCACCACGGCGTCCTGGGAGATTGGCCAGGACGCCTGGGTGGTGTTCCCGGACGTGAGCGACGTGCCGGTGCGCACGCGGGTGGCCTGGCACGAGGCCTGGGCGCTACGGCGCTCGGTGCCGGGCGTGGGGCTGGCGTTTCTGGAGATGCCCGAGGTGCTTTTCACGGAGTTGGGGCAGCTCGGCTGCGAAGCCGACGAGATGGATATTGCCTGTCCGGGCAAAGCGCTTTAA